From one Trachemys scripta elegans isolate TJP31775 chromosome 14, CAS_Tse_1.0, whole genome shotgun sequence genomic stretch:
- the HGS gene encoding hepatocyte growth factor-regulated tyrosine kinase substrate isoform X2 (The sequence of the model RefSeq protein was modified relative to this genomic sequence to represent the inferred CDS: added 37 bases not found in genome assembly), which translates to MGRGGGTFERLLDKATSQLLLETDWESILQICDMIRQGDTQAKYAVGAIKKKVNDKNPHVALYALEVMESVVKNCGQTVHDEVANKQTMEELKELFKRQVEVNVRNKILYLIQAWAHAFRNEPKYKVVQDTYQIMKVEGHVFPEFKESDAMFAAERAPDWVDAEECHRCRVQFGVVTRKHHCRACGQIFCGKCSSKYSTIPKFGIEKEVRVCEPCYEHLNKKAEGKTAATTELPPEYLTSPLSQQSQLPPKRDETALQEEEELQLAIALSQSEAEEKERMRQKTTYSVYPKAEPTPVTSSAPPVSTLYSSPVNSSAPLAEDIDPELARYLNRNYWEKKQEEVRKSPTPSAPLSLSEPAAQPGEAHPIPLGVVEQYQNGESEENHEQFLKALQNAVTTFVNRMKSNHMRGRSITNDSAVLSLFQSINNMHPQLLELLNQLDERRLYYEGLQDKLAQIRDARGALNALRDEHREKLRRAAEEAERQRQIQLAQKLEIMRQKKQEYLEMQRQLAIQRLQEQEKERQMRLEQQKQTIQMRAQMPAFSLPYAQLQAMPAAGGVIYQPSGPTSFPGTFSPAGSVEGSPMHSVYMNQPAPGSTGPYAPMPVAGADPNMVNAYVYQAGAGGGQAAPQGQVVPTTNPAYSSYQPTPTQGYQNAASQSQSIPAISQAPQSGTMGYMGSQSVSMGYQPYNMQGLMSTLPGQEPALSSLPPQQTYLSGQQPMYQQMPPPAGPPQQQQPQQAPSQVQQAQGSGEAQLISFD; encoded by the exons ATAAAGCTACCAGTCAGCTTCTGCTGGAGACAGACTGGGAATCCATCCTGCAGATCTGTGATATGATTCGTCAGGGAGACACTCA agCTAAATATGCAGTCGGTGCTATCAAGAAGAAAGTCAATGACAAGAACCCCCATGTGGCTCTCTACGCACTAGAG GTCATGGAGTCTGTGGTCAAGAATTGTGGCCAGACAGTCCATGATGAGGTGGCCAATAAACAGACTATGGAGGAGCTGAAGGAACTATTCAAG AGACAAGTGGAAGTGAACGTTCGCAATAAGATCTTGTACCTGATCCAGGCCTGGGCTCACGCCTTCCGCAACGAGCCCAAGTACAAGGTGGTGCAGGACACCTACCAGATCATGAAGGTGGAAG GTCATGTGTTCCCAGAATTCAAGGAGAGCGATGCCATGTTTGCTGCAGAAAGG GCTCCTGACTGGGTGGATGCTGAAGAGTGTCACCGATGTCGAGTGCAGTTTGGGGTCGTGACCCGCAAG CATCACTGCCGGGCCTGTGGGCAGATCTTCTGTGGAAAGTGCTCCTCCAAGTACTCCACCATCCCCAAGTTTGGCATTGAGAAGGAGGTGCGGGTGTGTGAGCCCTGCTACGAGCACCTCAACAA GAAAGCTGAGGGCAAAACTGCTGCCACCACTGAGCTGCCGCCCGAGTACCTGACCAGCCCCCTTTCTCAGCAGTCCCAG CTGCCCCCGAAGCGTGACGAGACGGCcctccaggaggaggaggagctccagCTGGCCATCGCCCTCTCGCAGTCGGAGGCCGAGGAGAAGGAAAGGATG AGACAGAAAACGACCTACTCCGTGTACCCGAAGGCTGAGCCCACGCCTGTCACCTCGTCCGCACCCCCAGTCAGCACCCTCTACTCCTCCCCTGTG aACTCCTCTGCTCCGCTGGCTGAGGACATCGACCCCGAG CTGGCTCGGTACCTGAACCGTAACTACTGGGAGAAGAAGCAGGAGGAGGTTCGCAAGAGCCCCACCCCGTCTGCTCCACTGTCGCTCTCCGAGCCAGCTGCCCAGCCTGGGGAAGCTCATCCCATCCCGCTCGGTGTCGTGGAG CAGTACCAGAATGGGGAGTCCGAGGAGAACCACGAGCAGTTTCTGAAGGCTCTGCAGAATGCCGTCACCACCTTCGTCAACCGTATGAAGAGCAACCACATGCGGGGCCGCAGCATCACCAACGACTCAGCCGTGCTCTCCCTCTTCCAGTCCATcaacaacatgcatccccagctgctggagttgCTCAACCAGCTGGATGAGCGCAGGC TGTACTATGAGGGCCTGCAGGACAAGCTGGCGCAGATCCGGGATGCTCGCGGGGCCCTGAATGCTCTGCGGGACGAGCACCGCGAGAAGCTGCGCCGGGCGGCCGAGGAGGCAGAGCGCCAGCGCCAAATCCAGCTGGCACAGAAGTTGGAGATCATGAGACAGAAGAAGCAG GAGTACCTGGAGATGCAGCGGCAGTTGGCCATCCAGCGGCTGcaggagcaggaaaaggagaggcagATGCGCCTGGAGCAGCAAAAGCAGACCATCCAGATGAGAGCCCAGATGCCTGCTTTCTCTCTGCCCTACGCCCAG CTCCAGGCCAtgccagcagcaggaggggtgATCTACCAGCCATCCGGTCCCACCAGCTTCCCAGGCACCTTCAGCCCCGCAGGCTCGGTGGAGGGCTCTCCCATGCACAGTGTGTACATGAACCAGCCAGCTCCCGGCAGCACTGGCCCCTACGCACCGATGCCTGTGGCAGGGGCAG ATCCCAACATGGTGAATGCCTACGTGTACCAGGCAGGAGCAGGAGGCGGGCAGGCAGCGCCGCAAGGGCAGGTGGTTCCCACCACCAACCCAGCCTACTCCTCGTATCAGCCGACTCCGACGCAGGGCTACCAG AACGCTGCCTCCCAGTCACAGAGCATCCCTGCCATCTCGCAggccccccagtctggcaccatGGGCTACATGGGGAGCCAGTCTGTCTCCATGGGGTACCAGCCCTACAACATGCAG GGCCTCATGTCGACCCTTCCTGGGCAGGAGCCGGCTCTGAGCAGCCTGCCACCCCAGCAGACTTACCTCTCGGGACAGCAGCCCATGTATCAGCAG ATGCCTCCCCCTGCAgggcccccccagcagcagcagcctcagcaGGCCCCGTCGCAGGTACAGCAGGCCCAGGGCAGTGGCGAGGCCCAGCTCATCTCATTCGACTGA
- the HGS gene encoding hepatocyte growth factor-regulated tyrosine kinase substrate isoform X1 (The sequence of the model RefSeq protein was modified relative to this genomic sequence to represent the inferred CDS: added 37 bases not found in genome assembly) translates to MGRGGGTFERLLDKATSQLLLETDWESILQICDMIRQGDTQAKYAVGAIKKKVNDKNPHVALYALEVMESVVKNCGQTVHDEVANKQTMEELKELFKRQVEVNVRNKILYLIQAWAHAFRNEPKYKVVQDTYQIMKVEGHVFPEFKESDAMFAAERAPDWVDAEECHRCRVQFGVVTRKHHCRACGQIFCGKCSSKYSTIPKFGIEKEVRVCEPCYEHLNKKAEGKTAATTELPPEYLTSPLSQQSQLPPKRDETALQEEEELQLAIALSQSEAEEKERMRQKTTYSVYPKAEPTPVTSSAPPVSTLYSSPVNSSAPLAEDIDPELARYLNRNYWEKKQEEVRKSPTPSAPLSLSEPAAQPGEAHPIPLGVVEQQYQNGESEENHEQFLKALQNAVTTFVNRMKSNHMRGRSITNDSAVLSLFQSINNMHPQLLELLNQLDERRLYYEGLQDKLAQIRDARGALNALRDEHREKLRRAAEEAERQRQIQLAQKLEIMRQKKQEYLEMQRQLAIQRLQEQEKERQMRLEQQKQTIQMRAQMPAFSLPYAQLQAMPAAGGVIYQPSGPTSFPGTFSPAGSVEGSPMHSVYMNQPAPGSTGPYAPMPVAGADPNMVNAYVYQAGAGGGQAAPQGQVVPTTNPAYSSYQPTPTQGYQNAASQSQSIPAISQAPQSGTMGYMGSQSVSMGYQPYNMQGLMSTLPGQEPALSSLPPQQTYLSGQQPMYQQMPPPAGPPQQQQPQQAPSQVQQAQGSGEAQLISFD, encoded by the exons ATAAAGCTACCAGTCAGCTTCTGCTGGAGACAGACTGGGAATCCATCCTGCAGATCTGTGATATGATTCGTCAGGGAGACACTCA agCTAAATATGCAGTCGGTGCTATCAAGAAGAAAGTCAATGACAAGAACCCCCATGTGGCTCTCTACGCACTAGAG GTCATGGAGTCTGTGGTCAAGAATTGTGGCCAGACAGTCCATGATGAGGTGGCCAATAAACAGACTATGGAGGAGCTGAAGGAACTATTCAAG AGACAAGTGGAAGTGAACGTTCGCAATAAGATCTTGTACCTGATCCAGGCCTGGGCTCACGCCTTCCGCAACGAGCCCAAGTACAAGGTGGTGCAGGACACCTACCAGATCATGAAGGTGGAAG GTCATGTGTTCCCAGAATTCAAGGAGAGCGATGCCATGTTTGCTGCAGAAAGG GCTCCTGACTGGGTGGATGCTGAAGAGTGTCACCGATGTCGAGTGCAGTTTGGGGTCGTGACCCGCAAG CATCACTGCCGGGCCTGTGGGCAGATCTTCTGTGGAAAGTGCTCCTCCAAGTACTCCACCATCCCCAAGTTTGGCATTGAGAAGGAGGTGCGGGTGTGTGAGCCCTGCTACGAGCACCTCAACAA GAAAGCTGAGGGCAAAACTGCTGCCACCACTGAGCTGCCGCCCGAGTACCTGACCAGCCCCCTTTCTCAGCAGTCCCAG CTGCCCCCGAAGCGTGACGAGACGGCcctccaggaggaggaggagctccagCTGGCCATCGCCCTCTCGCAGTCGGAGGCCGAGGAGAAGGAAAGGATG AGACAGAAAACGACCTACTCCGTGTACCCGAAGGCTGAGCCCACGCCTGTCACCTCGTCCGCACCCCCAGTCAGCACCCTCTACTCCTCCCCTGTG aACTCCTCTGCTCCGCTGGCTGAGGACATCGACCCCGAG CTGGCTCGGTACCTGAACCGTAACTACTGGGAGAAGAAGCAGGAGGAGGTTCGCAAGAGCCCCACCCCGTCTGCTCCACTGTCGCTCTCCGAGCCAGCTGCCCAGCCTGGGGAAGCTCATCCCATCCCGCTCGGTGTCGTGGAG CAGCAGTACCAGAATGGGGAGTCCGAGGAGAACCACGAGCAGTTTCTGAAGGCTCTGCAGAATGCCGTCACCACCTTCGTCAACCGTATGAAGAGCAACCACATGCGGGGCCGCAGCATCACCAACGACTCAGCCGTGCTCTCCCTCTTCCAGTCCATcaacaacatgcatccccagctgctggagttgCTCAACCAGCTGGATGAGCGCAGGC TGTACTATGAGGGCCTGCAGGACAAGCTGGCGCAGATCCGGGATGCTCGCGGGGCCCTGAATGCTCTGCGGGACGAGCACCGCGAGAAGCTGCGCCGGGCGGCCGAGGAGGCAGAGCGCCAGCGCCAAATCCAGCTGGCACAGAAGTTGGAGATCATGAGACAGAAGAAGCAG GAGTACCTGGAGATGCAGCGGCAGTTGGCCATCCAGCGGCTGcaggagcaggaaaaggagaggcagATGCGCCTGGAGCAGCAAAAGCAGACCATCCAGATGAGAGCCCAGATGCCTGCTTTCTCTCTGCCCTACGCCCAG CTCCAGGCCAtgccagcagcaggaggggtgATCTACCAGCCATCCGGTCCCACCAGCTTCCCAGGCACCTTCAGCCCCGCAGGCTCGGTGGAGGGCTCTCCCATGCACAGTGTGTACATGAACCAGCCAGCTCCCGGCAGCACTGGCCCCTACGCACCGATGCCTGTGGCAGGGGCAG ATCCCAACATGGTGAATGCCTACGTGTACCAGGCAGGAGCAGGAGGCGGGCAGGCAGCGCCGCAAGGGCAGGTGGTTCCCACCACCAACCCAGCCTACTCCTCGTATCAGCCGACTCCGACGCAGGGCTACCAG AACGCTGCCTCCCAGTCACAGAGCATCCCTGCCATCTCGCAggccccccagtctggcaccatGGGCTACATGGGGAGCCAGTCTGTCTCCATGGGGTACCAGCCCTACAACATGCAG GGCCTCATGTCGACCCTTCCTGGGCAGGAGCCGGCTCTGAGCAGCCTGCCACCCCAGCAGACTTACCTCTCGGGACAGCAGCCCATGTATCAGCAG ATGCCTCCCCCTGCAgggcccccccagcagcagcagcctcagcaGGCCCCGTCGCAGGTACAGCAGGCCCAGGGCAGTGGCGAGGCCCAGCTCATCTCATTCGACTGA
- the HGS gene encoding hepatocyte growth factor-regulated tyrosine kinase substrate isoform X5 (The sequence of the model RefSeq protein was modified relative to this genomic sequence to represent the inferred CDS: added 37 bases not found in genome assembly), with protein sequence MGRGGGTFERLLDKATSQLLLETDWESILQICDMIRQGDTQAKYAVGAIKKKVNDKNPHVALYALEVMESVVKNCGQTVHDEVANKQTMEELKELFKRQVEVNVRNKILYLIQAWAHAFRNEPKYKVVQDTYQIMKVEGHVFPEFKESDAMFAAERAPDWVDAEECHRCRVQFGVVTRKHHCRACGQIFCGKCSSKYSTIPKFGIEKEVRVCEPCYEHLNKKAEGKTAATTELPPEYLTSPLSQQSQLPPKRDETALQEEEELQLAIALSQSEAEEKERMRQKTTYSVYPKAEPTPVTSSAPPVSTLYSSPVNSSAPLAEDIDPELARYLNRNYWEKKQEEVRKSPTPSAPLSLSEPAAQPGEAHPIPLGVVEQQYQNGESEENHEQFLKALQNAVTTFVNRMKSNHMRGRSITNDSAVLSLFQSINNMHPQLLELLNQLDERRLYYEGLQDKLAQIRDARGALNALRDEHREKLRRAAEEAERQRQIQLAQKLEIMRQKKQEYLEMQRQLAIQRLQEQEKERQMRLEQQKQTIQMRAQMPAFSLPYAQLQAMPAAGGVIYQPSGPTSFPGTFSPAGSVEGSPMHSVYMNQPAPGSTGPYAPMPVAGADPNMVNAYVYQAGAGGGQAAPQGQVVPTTNPAYSSYQPTPTQGYQGLMSTLPGQEPALSSLPPQQTYLSGQQPMYQQMPPPAGPPQQQQPQQAPSQVQQAQGSGEAQLISFD encoded by the exons ATAAAGCTACCAGTCAGCTTCTGCTGGAGACAGACTGGGAATCCATCCTGCAGATCTGTGATATGATTCGTCAGGGAGACACTCA agCTAAATATGCAGTCGGTGCTATCAAGAAGAAAGTCAATGACAAGAACCCCCATGTGGCTCTCTACGCACTAGAG GTCATGGAGTCTGTGGTCAAGAATTGTGGCCAGACAGTCCATGATGAGGTGGCCAATAAACAGACTATGGAGGAGCTGAAGGAACTATTCAAG AGACAAGTGGAAGTGAACGTTCGCAATAAGATCTTGTACCTGATCCAGGCCTGGGCTCACGCCTTCCGCAACGAGCCCAAGTACAAGGTGGTGCAGGACACCTACCAGATCATGAAGGTGGAAG GTCATGTGTTCCCAGAATTCAAGGAGAGCGATGCCATGTTTGCTGCAGAAAGG GCTCCTGACTGGGTGGATGCTGAAGAGTGTCACCGATGTCGAGTGCAGTTTGGGGTCGTGACCCGCAAG CATCACTGCCGGGCCTGTGGGCAGATCTTCTGTGGAAAGTGCTCCTCCAAGTACTCCACCATCCCCAAGTTTGGCATTGAGAAGGAGGTGCGGGTGTGTGAGCCCTGCTACGAGCACCTCAACAA GAAAGCTGAGGGCAAAACTGCTGCCACCACTGAGCTGCCGCCCGAGTACCTGACCAGCCCCCTTTCTCAGCAGTCCCAG CTGCCCCCGAAGCGTGACGAGACGGCcctccaggaggaggaggagctccagCTGGCCATCGCCCTCTCGCAGTCGGAGGCCGAGGAGAAGGAAAGGATG AGACAGAAAACGACCTACTCCGTGTACCCGAAGGCTGAGCCCACGCCTGTCACCTCGTCCGCACCCCCAGTCAGCACCCTCTACTCCTCCCCTGTG aACTCCTCTGCTCCGCTGGCTGAGGACATCGACCCCGAG CTGGCTCGGTACCTGAACCGTAACTACTGGGAGAAGAAGCAGGAGGAGGTTCGCAAGAGCCCCACCCCGTCTGCTCCACTGTCGCTCTCCGAGCCAGCTGCCCAGCCTGGGGAAGCTCATCCCATCCCGCTCGGTGTCGTGGAG CAGCAGTACCAGAATGGGGAGTCCGAGGAGAACCACGAGCAGTTTCTGAAGGCTCTGCAGAATGCCGTCACCACCTTCGTCAACCGTATGAAGAGCAACCACATGCGGGGCCGCAGCATCACCAACGACTCAGCCGTGCTCTCCCTCTTCCAGTCCATcaacaacatgcatccccagctgctggagttgCTCAACCAGCTGGATGAGCGCAGGC TGTACTATGAGGGCCTGCAGGACAAGCTGGCGCAGATCCGGGATGCTCGCGGGGCCCTGAATGCTCTGCGGGACGAGCACCGCGAGAAGCTGCGCCGGGCGGCCGAGGAGGCAGAGCGCCAGCGCCAAATCCAGCTGGCACAGAAGTTGGAGATCATGAGACAGAAGAAGCAG GAGTACCTGGAGATGCAGCGGCAGTTGGCCATCCAGCGGCTGcaggagcaggaaaaggagaggcagATGCGCCTGGAGCAGCAAAAGCAGACCATCCAGATGAGAGCCCAGATGCCTGCTTTCTCTCTGCCCTACGCCCAG CTCCAGGCCAtgccagcagcaggaggggtgATCTACCAGCCATCCGGTCCCACCAGCTTCCCAGGCACCTTCAGCCCCGCAGGCTCGGTGGAGGGCTCTCCCATGCACAGTGTGTACATGAACCAGCCAGCTCCCGGCAGCACTGGCCCCTACGCACCGATGCCTGTGGCAGGGGCAG ATCCCAACATGGTGAATGCCTACGTGTACCAGGCAGGAGCAGGAGGCGGGCAGGCAGCGCCGCAAGGGCAGGTGGTTCCCACCACCAACCCAGCCTACTCCTCGTATCAGCCGACTCCGACGCAGGGCTACCAG GGCCTCATGTCGACCCTTCCTGGGCAGGAGCCGGCTCTGAGCAGCCTGCCACCCCAGCAGACTTACCTCTCGGGACAGCAGCCCATGTATCAGCAG ATGCCTCCCCCTGCAgggcccccccagcagcagcagcctcagcaGGCCCCGTCGCAGGTACAGCAGGCCCAGGGCAGTGGCGAGGCCCAGCTCATCTCATTCGACTGA
- the HGS gene encoding hepatocyte growth factor-regulated tyrosine kinase substrate isoform X3 (The sequence of the model RefSeq protein was modified relative to this genomic sequence to represent the inferred CDS: added 37 bases not found in genome assembly) gives MGRGGGTFERLLDKATSQLLLETDWESILQICDMIRQGDTQAKYAVGAIKKKVNDKNPHVALYALEVMESVVKNCGQTVHDEVANKQTMEELKELFKRQVEVNVRNKILYLIQAWAHAFRNEPKYKVVQDTYQIMKVEGHVFPEFKESDAMFAAERAPDWVDAEECHRCRVQFGVVTRKHHCRACGQIFCGKCSSKYSTIPKFGIEKEVRVCEPCYEHLNKKAEGKTAATTELPPEYLTSPLSQQSQLPPKRDETALQEEEELQLAIALSQSEAEEKRQKTTYSVYPKAEPTPVTSSAPPVSTLYSSPVNSSAPLAEDIDPELARYLNRNYWEKKQEEVRKSPTPSAPLSLSEPAAQPGEAHPIPLGVVEQQYQNGESEENHEQFLKALQNAVTTFVNRMKSNHMRGRSITNDSAVLSLFQSINNMHPQLLELLNQLDERRLYYEGLQDKLAQIRDARGALNALRDEHREKLRRAAEEAERQRQIQLAQKLEIMRQKKQEYLEMQRQLAIQRLQEQEKERQMRLEQQKQTIQMRAQMPAFSLPYAQLQAMPAAGGVIYQPSGPTSFPGTFSPAGSVEGSPMHSVYMNQPAPGSTGPYAPMPVAGADPNMVNAYVYQAGAGGGQAAPQGQVVPTTNPAYSSYQPTPTQGYQNAASQSQSIPAISQAPQSGTMGYMGSQSVSMGYQPYNMQGLMSTLPGQEPALSSLPPQQTYLSGQQPMYQQMPPPAGPPQQQQPQQAPSQVQQAQGSGEAQLISFD, from the exons ATAAAGCTACCAGTCAGCTTCTGCTGGAGACAGACTGGGAATCCATCCTGCAGATCTGTGATATGATTCGTCAGGGAGACACTCA agCTAAATATGCAGTCGGTGCTATCAAGAAGAAAGTCAATGACAAGAACCCCCATGTGGCTCTCTACGCACTAGAG GTCATGGAGTCTGTGGTCAAGAATTGTGGCCAGACAGTCCATGATGAGGTGGCCAATAAACAGACTATGGAGGAGCTGAAGGAACTATTCAAG AGACAAGTGGAAGTGAACGTTCGCAATAAGATCTTGTACCTGATCCAGGCCTGGGCTCACGCCTTCCGCAACGAGCCCAAGTACAAGGTGGTGCAGGACACCTACCAGATCATGAAGGTGGAAG GTCATGTGTTCCCAGAATTCAAGGAGAGCGATGCCATGTTTGCTGCAGAAAGG GCTCCTGACTGGGTGGATGCTGAAGAGTGTCACCGATGTCGAGTGCAGTTTGGGGTCGTGACCCGCAAG CATCACTGCCGGGCCTGTGGGCAGATCTTCTGTGGAAAGTGCTCCTCCAAGTACTCCACCATCCCCAAGTTTGGCATTGAGAAGGAGGTGCGGGTGTGTGAGCCCTGCTACGAGCACCTCAACAA GAAAGCTGAGGGCAAAACTGCTGCCACCACTGAGCTGCCGCCCGAGTACCTGACCAGCCCCCTTTCTCAGCAGTCCCAG CTGCCCCCGAAGCGTGACGAGACGGCcctccaggaggaggaggagctccagCTGGCCATCGCCCTCTCGCAGTCGGAGGCCGAGGAGAAG AGACAGAAAACGACCTACTCCGTGTACCCGAAGGCTGAGCCCACGCCTGTCACCTCGTCCGCACCCCCAGTCAGCACCCTCTACTCCTCCCCTGTG aACTCCTCTGCTCCGCTGGCTGAGGACATCGACCCCGAG CTGGCTCGGTACCTGAACCGTAACTACTGGGAGAAGAAGCAGGAGGAGGTTCGCAAGAGCCCCACCCCGTCTGCTCCACTGTCGCTCTCCGAGCCAGCTGCCCAGCCTGGGGAAGCTCATCCCATCCCGCTCGGTGTCGTGGAG CAGCAGTACCAGAATGGGGAGTCCGAGGAGAACCACGAGCAGTTTCTGAAGGCTCTGCAGAATGCCGTCACCACCTTCGTCAACCGTATGAAGAGCAACCACATGCGGGGCCGCAGCATCACCAACGACTCAGCCGTGCTCTCCCTCTTCCAGTCCATcaacaacatgcatccccagctgctggagttgCTCAACCAGCTGGATGAGCGCAGGC TGTACTATGAGGGCCTGCAGGACAAGCTGGCGCAGATCCGGGATGCTCGCGGGGCCCTGAATGCTCTGCGGGACGAGCACCGCGAGAAGCTGCGCCGGGCGGCCGAGGAGGCAGAGCGCCAGCGCCAAATCCAGCTGGCACAGAAGTTGGAGATCATGAGACAGAAGAAGCAG GAGTACCTGGAGATGCAGCGGCAGTTGGCCATCCAGCGGCTGcaggagcaggaaaaggagaggcagATGCGCCTGGAGCAGCAAAAGCAGACCATCCAGATGAGAGCCCAGATGCCTGCTTTCTCTCTGCCCTACGCCCAG CTCCAGGCCAtgccagcagcaggaggggtgATCTACCAGCCATCCGGTCCCACCAGCTTCCCAGGCACCTTCAGCCCCGCAGGCTCGGTGGAGGGCTCTCCCATGCACAGTGTGTACATGAACCAGCCAGCTCCCGGCAGCACTGGCCCCTACGCACCGATGCCTGTGGCAGGGGCAG ATCCCAACATGGTGAATGCCTACGTGTACCAGGCAGGAGCAGGAGGCGGGCAGGCAGCGCCGCAAGGGCAGGTGGTTCCCACCACCAACCCAGCCTACTCCTCGTATCAGCCGACTCCGACGCAGGGCTACCAG AACGCTGCCTCCCAGTCACAGAGCATCCCTGCCATCTCGCAggccccccagtctggcaccatGGGCTACATGGGGAGCCAGTCTGTCTCCATGGGGTACCAGCCCTACAACATGCAG GGCCTCATGTCGACCCTTCCTGGGCAGGAGCCGGCTCTGAGCAGCCTGCCACCCCAGCAGACTTACCTCTCGGGACAGCAGCCCATGTATCAGCAG ATGCCTCCCCCTGCAgggcccccccagcagcagcagcctcagcaGGCCCCGTCGCAGGTACAGCAGGCCCAGGGCAGTGGCGAGGCCCAGCTCATCTCATTCGACTGA